The DNA region CCGGGCCGCCGACCCGGCTGGCGCTGTGCGCCACCGACATCGCCGCGTTCGCGCGCTGCAGGCCCTCCTCCGGGACCGTGCCCCGGATGAGTGGCGAGGAGGTGGGCATGGCGAACGCGCCGGCCGCGCCGCCGATCACCTCGACGCTCGCGATCACGGCGAGCGAGGGCGTACCGCCCAGCAGCTGTACGCCGACGACGAGTTGGGTGACACAGCGGACGAGGTCCATGGCGAGCGCGATGGTCCGGGCGTCGAAGCGGTCGCCCGCGACGCCGCCCAGCGGCAGCAGGAGCAGCTTGGGGACCATCGAGCAGGCGAGCACCAGGGCGAGCGCCGCGGTGGAGCCGGTGGCCTGCTGGACGGCGAGGGCGAGGGCCGCCGGGATGGCGGCGTCGCCGAGCAGGGAGAGGGTGCGCCCGGTGAAGAGCAGGCGGAAGGGGCGGGTGCGCAGCGGATGGGGGACGGCGGGAGACGTCGCGGAGGCGGACATGCCGAGGAGAGTATTTCGGTACCGAATAATTCGTCAACGAAATACTTCTGTCGGGAGTGTTCCGGGAGCGGGCCGGACCGCCGACGTACGATCACCCCATGGCCCCGACCGAGGAACCGCGCACGCCCGAGGCCCCGCGCGACTGGACCGACGACCACGTCGACCGCTGGGGCCCGGTGCTGCCCGGGCTCGACCCGGTCGTCGAGGGCGCCGTCACCCGGATGAAGAAGCTCTCGGTCTACTTCCGCCGGGTCCGCGAGCAGTCCCTCGTCGACTTCGACCTGGAACGCCACGAGTTCGACACCCTCCACAAGCTCGCCGGCCGCGGCGGCAGCGCCGCGCCCTCCGAACTCGCCCAGGACCTCGACCTCGCCCCGGCCTCCGTCACCGGCCGCCTCGACGCCCTGGAGAAGCGCGGCTTCGTCCGGCGCACCCAGTCCACCACCGACCGGCGCCGGGTGATCGTCGAACTCACCGACTCCGGCCACGAGACCTGGCTCGGCGCGATGGACGTTCTCGGTCACGAGGAGCACCGGCTGCTCGGCGTGCTCGCCCCCGGGGAGCGCGTCGTCCTCAACGACCTGCTGCGCCGGATCATGCTGGCGGCCGAGGAGGACCCCTCCGTACCGCACTGGCACGGCTGAGGGGGGCGTCCCCCTGGGACGCCCCCCTCATGCGGTGCCGCGTCAGACGCTCAGCGAGCGCGCGTAGTTGAGCTGACCCATCACCCAGTTGAAGCTGTCCGGCCCGGTCGCCGGGATCATCGTCGAGTGGTGCCGGCCGTTGCTGGTGACGGTGACCTGGATGAAGCCGGTGGTCTTCTTCTCCTTCATCAGGAGGAAGAGCAGGCCGAGCAGGCAGAACAGGAAGAAGATGACCGCGAGCACGACCGCGACCGTCGGCATCTTCTCCTCGGTCCGCGACATGTCCGTCGCGTTCCACACCGCGCCGCGCAGCGGCATGTTCCCGGCCGGCGTGATGATCTGGTCGCCCACCACGGTGATGTCGCCGAGGCTCACCAGCGGCGCCCCGCCGCCCATCGGCGCCTGCTGGGCCGGCACCGGGAGCCCGCCCGCGAGGGTCGGCTGGTAGGCGGGCGGCGGCGGGGTCTGCGGGTAGCCGTACGCGGGCGTCCCCGCCTGCTGGTTCGGCCCCCATTCGTAGTTCCCCGAGTCACCCGACTTGTAAGGGTTCGGATCGCTCATCAGTGTCCCCGTTCTTCCTGGGCGTCAACTCTGCCCCAGATCCTGGCACATGCGTGACGCCCGAAGGGCCCCCGCGTGTGCCCGGATACGCGAAGGGCCCCGCCTCCCGGGGGGAGGGCGGGGCCCAGCCACGCATCGGCGGTCGGAGGCCGCCGCAGCGGCCCGAAGCCCGTGAGGCGCCCCAGGCGCCGAGCGGTGCGAGGGGCGCGTCGAAAAAGGCTAGAAGCGACGCGTGATCAGCGCGCGCTTGACCTCCTGGATCGCCTTCGTGACCTCGATGCCACGCGGGCAGGCGTCCGTGCAGTTGAACGTCGTGCGGCAACGCCACACGCCGTCCTTGTCGTTGAGGATCTCCAGACGCTGCTCGCCCGCCTCGTCACGCGAGTCGAAGATGAAGCGGTGCGCGTTCACGATCGCGGCCGGACCGAAGTACTGCCCGTCGTTCCAGAAGACCGGGCAGGACGACGTGCACGCGGCGCACAGGATGCACTTGGTGGTGTCGTCGAAGCGCTCGCGGTCCTCGGCGGACTGCAGGCGCTCGCGGGTCGGCTCGTTGCCCTTGGTGACCAGGAACGGCATGACGTCCCGGTACGCCTGGAAGAAGGGCTCCATGTCGACCACGAGGTCCTTCAGCACCGTGAGGCCCTTGATGGCCTCGACGGTGATCGGCTTCTCGGGGTTGATGTCCTTGATCAGCGTCTTGCAGGCGAGCCTGTTCTTGCCGTTGATCCGCATCGCGTCCGAGCCGCAGATGCCGTGCGCGCAGGAGCGACGGAAGGTCAGCGTGCCGTCCAGGTCCCACTTGATCTTGTGGAGACCGTCGAGCACGCGCTCCTTCGGGTCGATCTCGACCTGGAAGTCCTCCCAGACCGCCGCGTCCGACACCTCGGGGTTGAAGCGGCGGATCCGGAAGGTGACCGTGATGTACGGGGACGCGGCGGAGTCCTTCTCCACCTTGTCCAGAACGGGGGTAGCCATCAGTACTTACGCTCCATCGGCTGGTAGCGGGTCTGGACGACCGGCTTGTAGTCGAGACGGACGGTCTCGGAGCCGTCCTCGCCGACCTCGCGGTACGCCATGGTGTGGCGCATGAAGTTGACGTCGTCGCGGTTCGGGTAGTCCTCGCGGTAGTGACCGCCGCGGGACTCCTTGCGCGCCAGGGCCGAGATGGCCATGACCTCGGCCAGGTCGAGCAGGTTGCCCAGCTCGACGGCCTCCAGGAGGTCGGTGTTGAAGCGCTTGCCCTTGTCCTGGATGGACACGTTCTTGTAGCGCTCGCGCAGCTCGGCGACCTTCTCGACGGCCGTCTTGATGGTCTGCTCGGTGCGGAACACCATCACGTTGGCGTCCATCGTCTCCTGGAGCTCGCGGCGCAGCTCGGCGACCCGCTCGCTGCCCGTGGAGTTGCGCAGGTTCTCGATCTGCTCGACGACCTTGGCCTCCGGGTTCTCCGGCAGCTCGACGAAGTCGTGCTTGTGGGAGTACTCGGCGGCGGCGATGCCGGCGCGGCGCCCGAAGACGTTGATGTCGAGCAGCGAGTTGGTGCCGAGGCGGTTGGCGCCGTGCACCGACACGCAGGCGACCTCGCCGGCCGCGTACAGCCCCGGGACGACGGTGGTGTTGTCCGAGAGGACCTCACCCTCGACGTTGGTCGGGATGCCGCCCATGGCGTAGTGCGCGGTGGGCTGGATCGGGATCGGGTCCGTGTAGGGCTCGATGCCGAGGTAGGTGCGCGCGAACTCGGTGATGTCCGGGAGCTTGGCGTCCAGCTGCTCCGGCGGGAGGTGCGTCAGGTCCAGGTAGACGTGGTCGCCCTCGGGACCGCAGCCGCGGCCCTCGCGGATCTCCGTGTAGATGGAGCGGGACACGACGTCACGGGACGCGAGGTCCTTCATGACCGGCGCGTACTTCTCCATGAAGCGCTCGCCGTCCTTGTTGCGGAGGATGCCGCCCTCACCACGGGCGCCCTCCGTCAGCAGGATGCCCATGCGCCAGATGCCCGTCGGGTGGAACTGGAAGAACTCCATGTCCTCCAGCGGCAGACCGCGGCGGAAGCACGCGGCCTGGCCGTCACCGGTCAGGGTGTGGGCGTTGGAGGTCACCTTGAAGAACTTGCCGGTGCCGCCGGACGCGTAGATGACCGACTTCGCCTGGAAGACGTGGATCTCGCCGGTCGCCAGCTCGTAGGCCACCACACCGGCGGAGTGCTTGACGCCGTCGACCTCGGTGATCAGCTGGTCCAGGACGTAGAACTCGTTGAAGAACTCCACGCCCTCCTTGACGCAGTTCTGGAACAGCGTCTGGAGGATCATGTGGCCGGTGCGGTCGGCGGCGTAGCACGCGCGGCGGACCGGGGCCTCGCCGTGGTTGCGGGAGTGGCCGCCGAAGCGGCGCTGGTCGATCTCGCCCTTCGGGGTGCGGTTGAAGGGGAGACCCATCTTCTCCAGGTCGAGGACGGCGTCGATGGCCTCCTTCGCCAGGATCTCGGCGGCGTCCTGGTCGACCAGGTAGTCACCGCCCTTGATCGTGTCGAAGGTGTGCCACTCCCAGTTGTCCTCCTCCACGTTGGCCAGCGCGGCGGCCATGCCGCCCTGCGCGGCGCCCGTGTGGGAGCGGGTGGGGTACAGCTTCGTCAGCACGGCGGTGCGGCTGCGCTTCGTCGCCTCGATGGCGGCGCGCATGCCGGCGCCGCCGGCGCCGACGATGACGGTGTCGTACTTGTGGAACTTCATGACGTGGTTACCTCAGCCCCGTGCCTAGCGGATGTTCGGGTCGAAGGTGAAGATCACCAGCGTGCCCAGAAGGATGGTGAACACCGTGGCGGTGTACAGCAGGCCCTTGAGCCACAGGCGCGTGTTGGCCCGCTCCGCGTAGTCGTTGATGACCGTGCGGAGGCCGTTGGCGCCGTGCAGCATCGCGAGCCACAGCATCAGCAGGTCCCAGACCTGCCAGAACGGGGACGCCCAGCGGCCGGCCACGAAGGCGAAGCCGATCTTGGAGACGCCGCCGTCCAGGAAGAGCTGGATCAGCAGGTGGCCGAGGACCAGGACGACGAGGACGACGCCGGAGAGGCGCATGAAGAGCCATGCGGCCATCTCGAAGTTGCCTCGGGTCGCCCGCGGGGTCTTGCCCGTGCGCTTGCGGGGGGCCTCGATGTACGGGGCGGGGTTGTCCACGTCGTAGGACGTGGCCTCGACGGGGCCGATGGCCGAAGTGGTGTCAGCGGACATAGGTGGCGTCAGCTCCCGAACAGTTCACGTGCGGCGTGGCCGAGGACGGGGTACAGCGAGCCCGCCATCAGGACGACCCAGATGCCCACGACGGTCCAGAGCATCTGCTTCTGGTAGCGGGGGCCCTTGGCCCAGAAGTCCACGGCGATGACACGGAGACCGTTCAGCGCGTGGAAGAGGATGGCGGCGACGAGGCCGTACTCCAGCAGAGCGACGATCGGCGTCTTGTACGTCGCGACCACTTCGTCGTACGCCTCGGGGGAGACGCGGACGAGAGCGGTGTCCAGCACGTGTACGAACAGGAAGAAGAAGATGAGGACGCCGGTGACTCGGTGAGCCACCCAGGACCACATTCCTTCCCGGCCGCGGTACAGCGTTCCAGCCGGCACGGAAAAACCCTCCGGGAGCGGGGATCGGAGCCGGCCGCCAGTCTTGAAATAAGAGGTGCTCTGTCGGTCTGGCCCGGCCGGGTACGGTCCACCGGCCCCGGTCATCGTAGCCACCACTCGTGGGTTCGCTCGCGCGGGGTCCATAGGTGTGATCAAACAGGCACGGACGGACTATCGTTCAACCCTGAATCGCCGCATTCCGGACGAATTCACGAGCCGGCGACCGAACGGGTGAGGCGGCTCCGGGCGAGCCGGCGCAGCTCCTCGGCGGCGACCACCCGTTCCTCCTCCCTTTCGTTGCCGAGCCGTGACCGGATGCCCGCGAGCACCTGGTTCAGGCGTTCGCCCGCCGGAACCCCGTCCAGGCTGATGACGAACGCGTGCCCGAAGCTCGCCTCGTACGCGGCGAGGGCGGCGCCGAGCGCGGTGCGGGCGGCCGGCGGCGCGTCCGGGTGCGGCAGCGCGGCGGTCTCGCGGGCCAGCGCCTCGTCGAGGTCCGCCTTGGACAGGTCGTAGCCGGCCTCGTCGGCGGCGGCGAGCAGCGCGTCGAGGGTCGGGTACGGGCGGTGCGCCGCCACCCGTTCGGCCCAGCGGCGGCTGCCGCAGCAGCCGAGCAGCCACTGCTCGGCGAGGCCCTGCGGGGCCGCGTTGAAGCGCACGAGACCGGTGAGGTGCCGGGCGGCGGCCTGCTGGGCAGGTATCGCGGGCGGGATCGGGGTCCGGCAGGGTGCGGCGTGGGTGTCGCTGGTCAGCGGGGACTCCGGAAGCGAGACGTGAACGACGTAAACGACGTGAAGACGTGAAGGTGTCGGGGGAGATGGGTGGGGTGAGTGTGACGCCACGCTATCGGCGGGAAGGGGGGAAGTGTCCGACGGGTGCGCGAATTTCACCTGGACGAGTGGGTTTCGTCATGAGGGTGGACAAGAGGTCCGGGATGCCGGGCTTCGTGCGATGAGGGAGGATTCCGGGTGATGCGGTACTCCATACGGGGGCCCCGACGGGGCCCCGCACTCCTGGCGGCCGCGGTGGCACTGGTCACCGTGGCGGCCTGCTCCGACGGTTCCTCCTCCGCCCCGCCCGCCGGTACGGGCGCCGGGACGACCGCCCCGACCGCGGCCCCCACCTCCGCGCCGCCGCCCCCGAGCCCGACGCCGAAGCCGAGCCCGACGCCGACGAAGACGTATCCGCTGTCCGTCGCCCCGCAGGTGGTGCCCGCCGTCCGCGCCCACCAGGCGGCCCGCGGCCCCGGCTGGAAGCCGGGACCGGACACCGGCGTCGTGGTCGCCGCCAAGGACGAGGCCGCGCTCGGCGACGAGGCGAAGCTGATCGCGGGCGAGCTGCGCGTCCCGTACCGCGGCACCGCCGCCGCCCGCCCCGGCGACGTCACCCTCGCGCTCGGCGGCGGGGGTGCCGCCGAGTCGTACACCCTCACCGTCCGCGACGGCGGGATCCGCATCACCGGACCCGACCAGGCCGGCGTCTTCTACGGCACCCGCACCCTCAAACAGTCCGTCAACGCCACCGGCGCGATGCCCGAGGGCACCGTCACCGACGCCCCCGCCAAGCCGCAGCGCGGACTGATGGTCGACATCGCCCGCAAGTACTTCACCGCCGACTGGATCGAGAACCGGCTGCGCGAGATGGCCGACCTCAAGCTCAACCAGCTCGGTCTGCACTTCTCCGACGACCAGGGCTTCCGGATCGCCTCCGACACCCACCCCGAGATCGTCTCCGAACGGCATCTCAGCAAGGCCGAGGTGCGCCGGATCGTGGCCCTCGCGCAGAGCCTGCACATCCAGGTCGTCCCCGAGATCGACTCGCCCGGACACCTCGGCGCGGTCATCGACGCGCACCCCGACCTCCAGCTGGTCAGCGCGACCGGCGGCAGGCCGCGCGGCACCGTCGACATCTCCGACCCGGCCGCCGCGAAGATCGTCGACGAGCTGCTGCGCGAGTACACGGGCCTGTTCCCCGGCGCGTACTGGCACCTCGGCGGCGACGAGTACGTGGCCCTGATGGCGAAGAACCCCGAGGCGACCTATCCGGAGCTGGCCCGCGCCGCGACCGCGAAGTACGGCCCCTCGGGCCGGATCCAGGACCTGGCCACCGGCTGGCTCAACGACCGGGCGGCAGTCGTCCGCCCGACGGGCAAGGCGCTGCGCGCCTGGAACGACGGCTTCTTCGCCGGCGGCGTCACCAGCGCGGCCCCGGACCTCCAGGTCGCCTACTGGACCGGCGCCGAGATCGGGGCCCGCACCCCGACCTCGTACCTGAGCGCCGGCCGCAAGATGATCAACTACAACGACGTGTTCCTCTACTACATCCTCGGCCAGCCCCGCGGCCAGACCTATCCCACCGGCCGGCGCATCTACGAGCAGTGGACCCCGCTGGTGCTGCGCGGCACCACCCCCGTCCCCGCCCGTTACGACCCCCAGATCCTCGGCGGCAGCTTCGCCGTCTGGTGCGACCTGGCGAACGCCCAGACCGAGGCCCAGGTCGCCGCCGGCATCCGGATGCCGCTCACGGCGACCGCCCAGAAGCTGTGGGACGCCCGCCAGCCCGCGCTGAGTTGGGCGGCCTTCCAGTCGCTGGCCGCGAAGGTGCGCGGCTGACCTGGGGTTTTCAAGCCCTTTTTGCGTGGACACGGCGACGCGCGTGCCGTACGGTCCCGGACTCGGCGGCCGTGCGGCCGCCCGGCGTGCTCGGGGAGGGGGCGCCGTCTCGTCCCTGGGGGGATCGCTCCACCATGCTCAGAAATCCCAACGGCCTGTCGTACGCCGTTGTCGCCCTGCTCGCTGTCACGGCCGTCCTCGACGTCATCGCGGTGCTCGCCGCGCTCGCGCTGCGCGGGGAACCGTGGGCCGAGGGCCAGGCCGACCTGACCGTTGCCCTGTTGTCGCTGGTGCAGCTGCTGCTGTACGTCGCCACCGTGGTGCTCTGGATCGTGTGGTTCCACCGGACCCGGCTGAACGCCGAGGTCTGGGCGCCGGCGGAGCACAGCCGCACCACCGGGTGGGCGATCGGCGCCTGGTTCATCCCCTTCGCCAACCTGTGGATCCCGCGCAACATCGCGGCCGAGATCTGGCGCGCCAGCCGCCCCGACCCGTCCGCCCCCGACGCGTCGGGCGAGCTGCGGCTGCTGAACGGCTGGTGGACCCTGTTCGTGCTGGAGAACGTCGCCGACCGCATCGCGTCCCGGCTGTACGACAAGGCCGAGACCGCCGACGCGTACGTCGACGCGGCCTCGTGGCTCGCGGTGAGCAACGCGCTGAACCTCGCCGCCGCCGTCCTCGCGATCCTCTTCGTCCGCAAGCTGACCTCTATGCAGCACCTCAAGGCCACTGGCATGATTTCGGCCGCGCAGTGACGAAAAAGCGTCGGTTGGCGCAGTAAGGGAAGTACTGCGTCCGCATCGGTGGCGAGGAGGCGTCCATGACGTCCGTGACGAGCACGAGCCTGCAGGAACTGATCGACCGGGCCGACGCCCGCGCCCTCGCGGCCGCCGGACTCGCCTGTCTCGACCGGTGTCTGCCGCTGCTCGCACCGGACGGCGCGGACGTCCTGCGGCCGGTGTGGGCCGCGGTGGCCCGCGGCGACGGCGCGGCCTGGGGCGAGGCCGTCGCAAAGGCGCGGGTGGAACTGGCGGACGCCGCCGCCGGGGCCCGCGAGGACGCCGCGCCGGTGCGCGCAATGCTCGACGGGGCGCCCGCCGACTGGACCGAGGTGCCGCTGCGGGACTGGACCCGGAGCTGCTCCGAGGCGGCCCTGGCCCTGCACGCCGGACTCGACGCCAACGGGGCGGGCCCGCTGCACGCCGGTGAACTCCAGCGCCAGCGGGCCGTTCTGGAATCGGCCGCCCACGGCCCGACCGGGCTGCGCCGGGCCCGGGACCTGTCGACCGAGGGCGGGCGCGTCCTGCGCGCGGTCGTCTCGCGCAGGGCGCGCACCACCTGAGCCGGAGGCCGTACGGGCCTCAGGCCTGGTCGTCCGGCCCGGGCGCCGCGATGGACAGGGAGGCGATGGCCTCCGAGATCTCCCGCTCCGCCTTCGCCTTGTCGAGGCCGAGGCCCGCGAGCGTGCCCTTGCCGTCCTCG from Streptomyces fradiae includes:
- a CDS encoding MarR family winged helix-turn-helix transcriptional regulator, which produces MAPTEEPRTPEAPRDWTDDHVDRWGPVLPGLDPVVEGAVTRMKKLSVYFRRVREQSLVDFDLERHEFDTLHKLAGRGGSAAPSELAQDLDLAPASVTGRLDALEKRGFVRRTQSTTDRRRVIVELTDSGHETWLGAMDVLGHEEHRLLGVLAPGERVVLNDLLRRIMLAAEEDPSVPHWHG
- a CDS encoding DUF4328 domain-containing protein, with the translated sequence MLRNPNGLSYAVVALLAVTAVLDVIAVLAALALRGEPWAEGQADLTVALLSLVQLLLYVATVVLWIVWFHRTRLNAEVWAPAEHSRTTGWAIGAWFIPFANLWIPRNIAAEIWRASRPDPSAPDASGELRLLNGWWTLFVLENVADRIASRLYDKAETADAYVDAASWLAVSNALNLAAAVLAILFVRKLTSMQHLKATGMISAAQ
- the sdhC gene encoding succinate dehydrogenase, cytochrome b556 subunit, whose amino-acid sequence is MPAGTLYRGREGMWSWVAHRVTGVLIFFFLFVHVLDTALVRVSPEAYDEVVATYKTPIVALLEYGLVAAILFHALNGLRVIAVDFWAKGPRYQKQMLWTVVGIWVVLMAGSLYPVLGHAARELFGS
- a CDS encoding 2-oxo-4-hydroxy-4-carboxy-5-ureidoimidazoline decarboxylase, yielding MPPAIPAQQAAARHLTGLVRFNAAPQGLAEQWLLGCCGSRRWAERVAAHRPYPTLDALLAAADEAGYDLSKADLDEALARETAALPHPDAPPAARTALGAALAAYEASFGHAFVISLDGVPAGERLNQVLAGIRSRLGNEREEERVVAAEELRRLARSRLTRSVAGS
- the sdhA gene encoding succinate dehydrogenase flavoprotein subunit — protein: MKFHKYDTVIVGAGGAGMRAAIEATKRSRTAVLTKLYPTRSHTGAAQGGMAAALANVEEDNWEWHTFDTIKGGDYLVDQDAAEILAKEAIDAVLDLEKMGLPFNRTPKGEIDQRRFGGHSRNHGEAPVRRACYAADRTGHMILQTLFQNCVKEGVEFFNEFYVLDQLITEVDGVKHSAGVVAYELATGEIHVFQAKSVIYASGGTGKFFKVTSNAHTLTGDGQAACFRRGLPLEDMEFFQFHPTGIWRMGILLTEGARGEGGILRNKDGERFMEKYAPVMKDLASRDVVSRSIYTEIREGRGCGPEGDHVYLDLTHLPPEQLDAKLPDITEFARTYLGIEPYTDPIPIQPTAHYAMGGIPTNVEGEVLSDNTTVVPGLYAAGEVACVSVHGANRLGTNSLLDINVFGRRAGIAAAEYSHKHDFVELPENPEAKVVEQIENLRNSTGSERVAELRRELQETMDANVMVFRTEQTIKTAVEKVAELRERYKNVSIQDKGKRFNTDLLEAVELGNLLDLAEVMAISALARKESRGGHYREDYPNRDDVNFMRHTMAYREVGEDGSETVRLDYKPVVQTRYQPMERKY
- a CDS encoding succinate dehydrogenase hydrophobic membrane anchor subunit, producing the protein MSADTTSAIGPVEATSYDVDNPAPYIEAPRKRTGKTPRATRGNFEMAAWLFMRLSGVVLVVLVLGHLLIQLFLDGGVSKIGFAFVAGRWASPFWQVWDLLMLWLAMLHGANGLRTVINDYAERANTRLWLKGLLYTATVFTILLGTLVIFTFDPNIR
- a CDS encoding glycoside hydrolase family 20 protein, yielding MRYSIRGPRRGPALLAAAVALVTVAACSDGSSSAPPAGTGAGTTAPTAAPTSAPPPPSPTPKPSPTPTKTYPLSVAPQVVPAVRAHQAARGPGWKPGPDTGVVVAAKDEAALGDEAKLIAGELRVPYRGTAAARPGDVTLALGGGGAAESYTLTVRDGGIRITGPDQAGVFYGTRTLKQSVNATGAMPEGTVTDAPAKPQRGLMVDIARKYFTADWIENRLREMADLKLNQLGLHFSDDQGFRIASDTHPEIVSERHLSKAEVRRIVALAQSLHIQVVPEIDSPGHLGAVIDAHPDLQLVSATGGRPRGTVDISDPAAAKIVDELLREYTGLFPGAYWHLGGDEYVALMAKNPEATYPELARAATAKYGPSGRIQDLATGWLNDRAAVVRPTGKALRAWNDGFFAGGVTSAAPDLQVAYWTGAEIGARTPTSYLSAGRKMINYNDVFLYYILGQPRGQTYPTGRRIYEQWTPLVLRGTTPVPARYDPQILGGSFAVWCDLANAQTEAQVAAGIRMPLTATAQKLWDARQPALSWAAFQSLAAKVRG
- a CDS encoding succinate dehydrogenase iron-sulfur subunit, translating into MATPVLDKVEKDSAASPYITVTFRIRRFNPEVSDAAVWEDFQVEIDPKERVLDGLHKIKWDLDGTLTFRRSCAHGICGSDAMRINGKNRLACKTLIKDINPEKPITVEAIKGLTVLKDLVVDMEPFFQAYRDVMPFLVTKGNEPTRERLQSAEDRERFDDTTKCILCAACTSSCPVFWNDGQYFGPAAIVNAHRFIFDSRDEAGEQRLEILNDKDGVWRCRTTFNCTDACPRGIEVTKAIQEVKRALITRRF